Proteins encoded by one window of Dyella humicola:
- a CDS encoding response regulator → MHSSRRQHGRYGRKPRLLLADDHRCIAEGLAGLLAPITDSVAIVHDGESLVDSVLDGSIDMVVSEIGLPVLGGIQALGKLRTQGCHVPFIVLTAHDEPLIVRQALETGANGYVLKQSASAELYAAIAAVASGEHYISPSLMASLLQEPVMSRTLTHRQRQVIDRMAGGRRTTEIAAELGISVRTVESHRQALLGLLGVHSSVALIREAERLGLIAPGSSDESNPAPFATDLLDE, encoded by the coding sequence ATGCATAGCTCTCGCCGACAGCACGGTCGATACGGACGCAAGCCGCGGCTGCTGCTGGCCGACGACCACCGCTGCATTGCAGAGGGACTCGCCGGCCTGCTCGCACCCATCACCGACTCCGTGGCGATCGTGCATGACGGCGAGTCGCTGGTGGACAGCGTGCTGGACGGAAGCATCGACATGGTCGTCTCCGAGATCGGCCTGCCCGTGCTTGGTGGCATACAGGCCCTGGGCAAGCTGCGTACACAAGGTTGTCACGTCCCCTTTATTGTACTTACGGCGCACGATGAGCCATTGATCGTCCGCCAGGCGCTGGAGACGGGCGCCAATGGCTATGTGCTCAAGCAATCGGCCAGTGCGGAGCTGTATGCGGCGATCGCGGCTGTCGCGAGCGGCGAGCACTACATCAGTCCGAGCCTGATGGCATCTCTGCTGCAGGAACCGGTGATGTCCCGCACGCTCACCCATCGGCAACGACAAGTGATCGATCGCATGGCAGGAGGACGACGGACTACCGAGATCGCTGCGGAGCTTGGCATTTCCGTTCGCACGGTCGAAAGCCATCGGCAGGCCCTGCTCGGCCTGCTTGGCGTGCATAGCAGCGTGGCGCTGATCCGCGAAGCGGAACGCCTCGGCCTGATTGCCCCCGGTTCATCAGACGAAAGCAACCCAGCGCCTTTCGCGACGGACCTACTGGATGAGTAG
- a CDS encoding patatin-like phospholipase family protein, with protein MRIRSFLPWIVAWVAIGSSNGRAESPPARPPPEPGCIGLVLGGGGARGAAHIGVLQVLEREHIPICRVSGTSMGAIVGGLYAAGYSPDEMAHIVTTLDWRDMFSDDPARVDMPMRRKDADYRYLLNFEVGYRNGRIITPAGFVQGQKLLLLLRRLLISTWDVHDFDQLAIPFRAVATDIVAGKPVVFGSGELPLAIRSSMSVPGAFAPVNVNGQLLVDGGVMDNIPIDVIRQMGAHRLIVVDVGSPLAKEDQLTNPVALLSQMVSALMDEKTQRQLATLASDDILIRPALGDITAAQFNRGAEAIAIGKAAAEAALPQLRALSASPAEWQAFEARHRLRDFDPALIAFLKVDGTNTQTAPFIKNSMASEVGKPYDPDRLENQIGSVYGRGNYQQIDYRLQQQDGQRGLLIIPADKPWGPVYGRIGLQLDNNFNGNSQYLLSGEINATNVNRYGAEWRSTLWGGRIGGIASEFFQPLGQNATTYVQPSVLFRKEDLPIFDSSGNRQLADYRIRRSKVGLEAGWSPVSYWRLLAQFNRGHDAASLVVGSPTDFPNQTSNYSMFKVGVDWDSLDSAQFPTEGAHVQLGYEMYRTVLGGQVNGDVARLTADWVPRFWAPDSRYHLLLGMRLSSAIDNTNFFETQDFLGGFLNLSGYPERALYGNQAALLRAVIYRRTGRMDAIFSTPFYIGGSLEAGNTWHNRNDVRLDSLIYAGSIFAGLQSPLGPVFLGYGYADGGHSAIYLTFGSLLRPRP; from the coding sequence ATGCGCATACGATCATTCCTGCCATGGATCGTCGCATGGGTTGCGATCGGGTCGTCGAATGGCCGCGCAGAGTCGCCGCCCGCGCGACCACCGCCAGAACCCGGCTGCATCGGCCTGGTGCTCGGTGGCGGTGGCGCGCGCGGCGCCGCCCATATCGGTGTACTGCAAGTGCTCGAACGCGAGCACATACCGATTTGCCGCGTCTCGGGTACCAGTATGGGCGCCATCGTGGGTGGGCTCTACGCCGCCGGCTACTCCCCGGATGAAATGGCTCATATCGTCACCACGCTGGATTGGCGGGACATGTTCTCCGACGACCCGGCGCGGGTGGACATGCCGATGCGTCGCAAGGATGCGGACTATCGCTACCTGCTGAACTTCGAAGTGGGTTATCGCAATGGACGGATCATCACGCCCGCGGGCTTCGTCCAGGGGCAGAAACTGCTGCTCCTGCTACGCCGCCTGCTCATCTCCACCTGGGATGTCCACGATTTCGACCAACTGGCCATTCCCTTCCGCGCCGTAGCCACCGACATCGTCGCCGGCAAGCCGGTGGTGTTCGGCAGCGGCGAACTTCCGCTGGCCATTCGTTCCAGCATGTCGGTACCCGGGGCGTTCGCACCAGTCAATGTGAACGGCCAGCTGTTGGTGGATGGTGGCGTGATGGATAACATCCCCATCGACGTGATTCGCCAGATGGGCGCACACCGGCTGATCGTGGTGGACGTGGGCTCGCCGCTCGCCAAGGAAGACCAGCTCACCAACCCCGTGGCCTTGCTCAGCCAGATGGTGAGCGCGCTGATGGATGAGAAAACCCAGCGCCAACTGGCCACGCTGGCGTCGGACGACATCCTCATCCGCCCCGCCCTGGGCGATATCACCGCGGCGCAGTTCAATCGTGGCGCCGAGGCTATCGCCATAGGCAAGGCAGCCGCGGAAGCTGCCTTGCCGCAACTGCGCGCACTGTCAGCCTCGCCGGCGGAGTGGCAGGCATTCGAGGCGCGTCATCGCCTGCGCGACTTCGATCCGGCCTTGATCGCGTTTCTTAAGGTCGATGGCACGAATACGCAAACAGCGCCGTTTATCAAGAACAGCATGGCCTCCGAGGTGGGCAAGCCGTATGACCCCGACCGGCTGGAGAACCAGATCGGCTCCGTCTACGGACGGGGAAACTACCAGCAGATCGACTATCGATTGCAGCAGCAAGACGGTCAACGCGGCCTGCTGATCATTCCCGCGGATAAACCGTGGGGCCCCGTCTACGGAAGAATAGGGCTGCAGCTCGACAACAACTTCAACGGCAACAGCCAGTACCTGCTCTCCGGGGAAATCAACGCCACCAACGTCAATCGCTACGGGGCCGAATGGCGCAGCACTCTATGGGGCGGGCGTATCGGCGGCATCGCCTCCGAGTTCTTCCAACCCTTGGGCCAGAACGCCACCACGTACGTGCAACCTTCAGTCCTGTTCCGCAAAGAGGATCTACCTATCTTTGACAGCAGCGGTAACCGTCAGTTGGCGGACTATCGTATTAGGCGTAGCAAAGTGGGGTTGGAAGCCGGCTGGTCACCCGTCTCCTACTGGCGGTTGCTGGCCCAGTTCAACCGCGGACACGATGCCGCGAGTCTGGTTGTCGGCAGCCCCACCGACTTTCCCAATCAGACGTCCAATTACTCGATGTTCAAGGTGGGGGTGGACTGGGACAGCCTGGACAGCGCGCAATTCCCGACCGAGGGCGCGCACGTCCAATTGGGCTACGAGATGTATCGGACCGTCCTGGGTGGCCAGGTCAACGGCGACGTCGCGCGCCTGACCGCCGATTGGGTGCCCCGCTTCTGGGCGCCGGACAGTCGCTATCACCTGCTGCTCGGCATGCGCCTGTCCAGTGCAATCGACAACACCAACTTCTTCGAGACGCAGGATTTCCTGGGCGGTTTCCTCAATCTCTCCGGCTATCCCGAGCGCGCGCTCTACGGAAACCAGGCAGCCTTGTTGCGCGCCGTCATCTACCGCCGCACCGGGCGGATGGATGCTATTTTCTCGACGCCGTTCTATATCGGCGGCAGCCTCGAGGCCGGCAATACCTGGCATAACAGGAACGACGTGCGGCTGGACTCGCTGATCTACGCCGGCAGCATCTTCGCAGGCCTGCAATCGCCCCTGGGCCCGGTGTTTCTCGGCTACGGCTATGCCGATGGCGGGCACAGCGCGATCTATCTCACGTTCGGCTCCCTGCTGCGCCCCCGCCCCTGA
- a CDS encoding sensor histidine kinase: MLRSNANGVPPQFTKAALLFAGSLGAQLISAVLWSQQSDAPMVWFTGGVLLAALLVQEGRNWPACVAGWVAGLLASSVAFPRSLSNLAVVTLPLVGLILAAAWALRRVCPGRRIDDFGRLAAFFAIGGFALPFFSALIIVGLERYLIPVEASPLHSWMHLALASALGYILLVPALISVVDPKSIIRNERAPGWLVTLAAIGALALLWLAWRYFGHAPLVRPLLLLLPLTMVIFAALRTQIPGTSVAILLFGVVAMQISLEGRGPFLGADMATTTLSVQLWTLGMSLAGLFLAALVEQRRMTQRALLDSSGQIRELAGRLIVAQEQERARIARDLHDDINQRLALASIQLSAIRRKVDKDSQEDISHLQHELIALSDDVRHLSHDLHPSMLSHTGLTAALAELCHAQRQRNGPRVDLRVSPHVGQLSQDVALCLYRVTQEALSNAIRHAHAQRISVAVDMNVTHVELDVMDDGSGFELSGDEHGEMAKGLGLLSMDERVRSLDGELHLMSTLGKGTQLCIRIPLRHPEASVPG, translated from the coding sequence ATGCTACGCAGCAATGCAAATGGAGTTCCTCCCCAATTCACGAAAGCGGCTCTTCTGTTCGCGGGGAGCCTCGGGGCGCAGCTGATTTCCGCGGTTCTATGGAGCCAACAAAGCGATGCGCCGATGGTGTGGTTTACCGGAGGCGTGTTGCTTGCCGCGCTGTTAGTCCAGGAGGGGAGGAACTGGCCTGCTTGCGTCGCGGGTTGGGTCGCCGGGCTGCTGGCATCGTCGGTGGCATTTCCCCGCTCGCTGAGCAACCTTGCCGTAGTGACCTTGCCGCTGGTCGGCTTGATCCTGGCCGCGGCCTGGGCGCTGCGAAGGGTGTGCCCAGGGCGCCGCATCGACGACTTCGGACGGCTTGCGGCGTTCTTCGCGATAGGCGGGTTTGCGTTACCGTTCTTCTCCGCCCTCATCATCGTGGGATTGGAGCGGTACCTGATTCCCGTCGAAGCGAGCCCGCTCCACAGCTGGATGCATCTGGCGCTGGCCAGCGCGCTGGGATACATCCTGCTGGTACCTGCTTTGATCAGTGTGGTGGATCCAAAATCCATCATCCGCAACGAGCGGGCGCCGGGGTGGTTGGTCACGTTGGCGGCGATCGGCGCGCTCGCGCTGCTGTGGCTGGCATGGCGATATTTTGGACACGCCCCCCTGGTGCGGCCGCTGCTCCTTCTGCTGCCGCTGACCATGGTGATATTCGCGGCCTTGCGTACGCAGATACCCGGAACCAGCGTGGCCATTTTGCTGTTCGGCGTGGTCGCCATGCAGATCAGCCTGGAGGGGCGCGGGCCGTTTCTGGGGGCGGATATGGCGACGACGACGTTGAGCGTGCAGTTGTGGACCCTGGGCATGTCGCTTGCCGGTCTGTTTCTCGCCGCCTTGGTCGAGCAACGACGCATGACGCAACGTGCATTGCTCGACAGTAGCGGCCAGATACGCGAGCTGGCTGGCCGATTGATCGTTGCTCAGGAACAGGAACGGGCGCGTATTGCACGCGATTTGCACGACGACATCAACCAGCGGCTCGCCCTGGCGTCAATCCAGCTGAGTGCGATCCGGCGCAAGGTTGACAAGGACAGCCAGGAGGACATCAGCCACCTGCAGCATGAGCTGATCGCACTGTCCGACGATGTGCGGCATCTTTCACACGACCTTCATCCCAGCATGCTTAGTCATACGGGCTTGACGGCCGCGCTTGCCGAACTATGCCATGCGCAGCGTCAGCGCAATGGGCCGAGAGTCGACCTGCGGGTTTCCCCGCATGTCGGTCAACTTTCGCAGGACGTGGCTTTGTGCCTGTATCGGGTGACGCAAGAGGCGTTGAGCAATGCGATACGTCACGCTCACGCTCAGCGCATCAGTGTTGCCGTGGACATGAACGTTACGCATGTGGAGCTGGACGTCATGGATGATGGCAGTGGCTTTGAATTGTCCGGGGATGAGCATGGAGAAATGGCCAAGGGGCTTGGCCTCTTGAGCATGGACGAGCGAGTGAGGTCGCTGGATGGCGAGCTTCATTTGATGTCGACACTAGGGAAAGGGACGCAGTTATGCATTCGTATTCCGCTACGGCACCCAGAGGCGTCCGTCCCAGGCTGA
- a CDS encoding response regulator, giving the protein MHSYSATAPRGVRPRLIIADDHRMVAEGIQRILGDDFELLEIESDGNALFEAVCRLRPDLVVTDINMPGTNGLDVLKRLREQGDRTVFVFLTMHAEPALAASAMRAGASAYVLKNAAGEDLLTAAHQVLAGGTYVTPSLGAHFISSRIQDLQQFTAKQREVLRLVGCGMRSKQIADELKLSVRTVEAHKYVMMQILGVHSTMELVRRSEELGLLL; this is encoded by the coding sequence ATGCATTCGTATTCCGCTACGGCACCCAGAGGCGTCCGTCCCAGGCTGATCATTGCGGATGACCACCGCATGGTCGCCGAGGGCATTCAACGCATTCTCGGTGATGATTTCGAGCTGTTGGAGATCGAGTCCGACGGCAATGCGCTATTCGAGGCGGTATGTCGATTGAGGCCCGACCTGGTGGTGACCGATATCAACATGCCCGGCACCAATGGCCTTGATGTGCTGAAGCGACTTCGAGAGCAGGGCGACCGGACCGTATTCGTTTTCCTAACCATGCATGCGGAACCCGCGCTTGCAGCATCGGCGATGCGGGCAGGCGCCAGTGCTTATGTGCTGAAGAATGCAGCCGGCGAGGACCTGCTTACGGCGGCCCACCAGGTGCTTGCCGGTGGAACCTATGTAACGCCTTCGTTGGGGGCGCATTTCATCAGTAGCCGCATCCAGGACCTGCAACAGTTCACGGCCAAGCAGCGCGAAGTCCTGCGGCTGGTGGGTTGCGGCATGCGCTCCAAGCAGATTGCAGATGAGCTGAAGCTGTCCGTGCGCACGGTTGAGGCACACAAGTACGTGATGATGCAGATACTCGGCGTCCATTCCACGATGGAACTGGTGAGGCGCTCGGAAGAGCTGGGTCTTCTGCTCTGA
- a CDS encoding response regulator: MSRATIILAEDNPPIAEQMCHLLAEEFDVLAVVGHGEALVKAVLRLHPDVVVTDISMPGMDGMQAARELISERPALAVVFVTVHDDPALVRKALDIGRGYVLKASAGEELVDAVQSVLNGGRFVSASLRSIGSNR; the protein is encoded by the coding sequence ATGAGTCGAGCCACGATCATCCTGGCGGAAGACAACCCTCCCATCGCCGAGCAGATGTGCCATCTACTTGCGGAGGAGTTCGACGTGCTCGCCGTGGTCGGACATGGCGAGGCGTTGGTCAAGGCGGTGCTGCGATTGCATCCGGATGTGGTGGTCACCGATATCAGCATGCCGGGCATGGATGGCATGCAGGCGGCGCGGGAGTTGATCAGCGAGCGCCCAGCTCTCGCCGTGGTCTTCGTGACCGTCCACGACGACCCGGCTCTGGTGCGCAAGGCGCTCGATATCGGCCGGGGTTACGTGCTCAAGGCCTCTGCAGGCGAGGAATTGGTCGACGCGGTGCAGAGCGTGCTCAACGGTGGGCGCTTCGTTTCCGCTTCGCTGAGGTCGATCGGCAGCAATCGTTGA
- a CDS encoding cytochrome c3 family protein, with amino-acid sequence MWSRVKPWVATFWRILRKPSVHYSLGFLTLGGFIAGVVFWGAFNTALEATNTEAFCTGCHEMRDNVFEELKTTIHYSNRSGVRATCPDCHVPHNWTDKIARKMQASKEVWAKVFGTVNTREKFLDHRIVLAEHEWARLKANDSLECRNCHNYASMDLTRQSTRAAQIHKRWLMSGEKTCIDCHKGIAHHLPDMTGIPQG; translated from the coding sequence ATGTGGTCACGGGTCAAGCCATGGGTGGCGACGTTCTGGCGCATCCTGCGCAAACCCAGCGTGCACTACAGCCTTGGCTTTCTCACCCTCGGTGGATTCATCGCGGGCGTGGTTTTTTGGGGAGCATTCAACACCGCGCTCGAAGCAACCAACACCGAGGCCTTCTGCACCGGATGCCACGAGATGCGCGACAACGTGTTCGAGGAACTGAAGACCACGATCCACTACAGCAATCGTTCCGGTGTGCGCGCCACCTGCCCTGATTGCCACGTGCCGCATAACTGGACCGACAAGATCGCGCGCAAGATGCAGGCTTCCAAAGAAGTCTGGGCGAAGGTGTTTGGCACGGTGAACACACGCGAGAAATTCCTCGACCACCGCATTGTGCTCGCCGAGCACGAATGGGCACGCCTGAAGGCAAATGACTCGCTGGAATGTCGAAACTGCCATAACTACGCGTCCATGGATCTGACGCGGCAGTCGACGCGAGCCGCGCAGATACACAAGCGCTGGCTGATGTCGGGCGAGAAAACCTGCATCGATTGCCATAAGGGCATAGCGCATCATCTGCCCGATATGACGGGGATACCGCAGGGTTGA
- a CDS encoding nitrate reductase cytochrome c-type subunit, whose product MRDKPLMVIGGVVVVVVAAVAFIAGEKMGHGAGSHAMVGMPASAPRPTPAEAPPPGQQIDALRRGIPISEEGPPPPMARVENTDIRRNRAYPMQPPTIPHSIDNYQIDKNSNRCLLCHSRANADKFQAPPVSVTHYMDRNDQFLATISPRRYFCNQCHVVQTDAKPLVANTFKDIDTVLSEQKKEN is encoded by the coding sequence ATGCGCGACAAGCCTCTCATGGTCATTGGCGGTGTGGTCGTCGTGGTGGTGGCCGCCGTCGCCTTTATCGCGGGTGAAAAGATGGGACATGGGGCCGGATCGCATGCCATGGTCGGCATGCCGGCATCGGCGCCGCGTCCCACGCCGGCTGAAGCACCCCCGCCGGGCCAACAGATCGACGCGCTACGCCGAGGCATACCGATCAGCGAGGAAGGTCCCCCGCCGCCGATGGCGCGGGTCGAAAATACGGACATCCGGCGCAACCGCGCCTATCCCATGCAGCCACCGACCATTCCGCACTCGATCGACAACTATCAGATCGACAAGAATTCGAATCGCTGCCTCCTCTGTCACTCGCGCGCCAATGCCGACAAATTTCAGGCGCCGCCGGTAAGCGTCACCCACTATATGGATCGCAACGACCAGTTCCTCGCGACCATCTCGCCGCGTCGCTACTTCTGCAACCAGTGCCACGTCGTGCAGACGGACGCCAAGCCCTTGGTCGCCAACACGTTCAAGGACATCGACACCGTGCTCTCCGAACAAAAAAAGGAGAACTGA
- the napA gene encoding periplasmic nitrate reductase subunit alpha yields MSMTRREFIRNTAVTIAANVAGLALPAAATNVLLEGDLTQLKWSKAPCRFCGTGCGVNVAVKKGRVVATHGDELAEVNRGINCVKGYFLSKIMYGADRLTQPLLRKKDGAYAKDGDFTPVSWDEAFDVMAAQFKRVLKEKGPEAIGMFGSGQWTIWEGYAANKLFKAGFRSNNLDPNARHCMASAVMGFMRTFGMDEPMGCYDDIEAADAFVLWGSNMAEMHPILWTRVTDRRLSNPHVKVAVLSTFEHRSFELADLPIVFAPQTDLVILNYIANHIIKTGRVNKDFVNQHTSFKRGNTDIGYGLRADNPLELKAKNAKDPGGSEVIDFDQFAAFVAPYTIEKAVEMTGVERGWLEKLADLYADPTIKVTSFWTMGFNQHTRGVWANNMVYNLHLLTGKIATPGNSPFSLTGQPSACGTAREVGTFSHRLPADMVVTNPEHRKHAEEIWNIPHGIIQPKPGFHAVEQNRKLRDGVLNAYWVQVNNNMQAGANLMQETYPGYRDPRNFIVVSDAYPTVTAQAADLILPAAMWVEKEGAYGNAERRTQFWHQLVQAPGGARSDLWQLMEFSKRFTTDECWPAETLAANPQFRGKTLFDVLYRNGKVDRFPVSQIEEGYQNDESAAFGFYVQKGLFEEYAEFGRGHGHDLAYFDEYHKARGIRWPVVEGKETRWRYREGSDPYVKAGTGFQFYGNPDGRAVIWALPYEPPAEMPDAEYDLWLSTGRVLEHWHSGSMTMRVPELYRSFPQAVVFMNPDDAKSRGFKRGDEVKVVSRRGEMRSRIETRGRNRMPRGMVFVPWFDAGQLINKVTLDATDPISKQTDYKKCAVKVLAV; encoded by the coding sequence ATGAGCATGACGCGACGGGAATTCATTCGTAACACTGCCGTGACCATAGCGGCCAATGTGGCGGGACTGGCACTGCCGGCCGCAGCGACCAATGTGCTGCTTGAGGGAGACCTGACCCAGCTGAAATGGAGCAAGGCGCCGTGTCGCTTCTGCGGTACCGGCTGTGGCGTCAATGTAGCCGTGAAGAAGGGTCGCGTCGTGGCCACCCACGGCGATGAGCTGGCCGAAGTCAATCGCGGGATCAACTGCGTCAAGGGCTATTTCCTGTCCAAGATCATGTACGGTGCGGATCGCCTGACCCAGCCCCTGCTGCGTAAGAAAGATGGTGCCTACGCGAAGGACGGTGACTTCACGCCGGTGTCGTGGGACGAAGCTTTCGATGTGATGGCTGCGCAATTCAAGCGCGTGCTGAAGGAAAAGGGGCCCGAAGCGATCGGCATGTTCGGCTCCGGTCAATGGACGATCTGGGAAGGCTACGCCGCCAACAAGCTGTTCAAGGCCGGATTCCGCAGTAACAACCTCGATCCGAATGCGCGCCACTGCATGGCGTCGGCGGTGATGGGCTTCATGCGCACGTTCGGCATGGACGAACCCATGGGCTGCTACGACGACATCGAGGCGGCTGACGCGTTCGTGCTGTGGGGCTCCAACATGGCGGAGATGCATCCGATCCTCTGGACGCGCGTCACCGATCGCCGGTTGTCCAACCCCCACGTCAAGGTGGCGGTGCTGTCCACCTTCGAGCATCGCAGCTTCGAACTGGCCGACCTGCCGATCGTGTTCGCGCCGCAGACGGACCTGGTCATCCTCAATTACATCGCCAATCACATCATCAAGACGGGCCGCGTCAACAAGGACTTCGTCAACCAGCACACCAGCTTCAAGCGCGGCAATACCGATATCGGCTATGGCCTGCGCGCCGACAATCCGCTCGAGTTGAAAGCCAAGAACGCCAAGGACCCCGGTGGCAGCGAAGTCATCGATTTCGATCAGTTCGCCGCCTTCGTCGCGCCTTACACCATCGAAAAGGCGGTGGAGATGACGGGCGTGGAACGTGGCTGGCTGGAAAAGCTGGCCGACCTCTATGCCGATCCCACGATCAAGGTGACGTCGTTCTGGACCATGGGCTTCAACCAGCACACGCGCGGCGTGTGGGCCAACAACATGGTCTACAACCTACACCTGCTTACCGGCAAGATCGCCACACCCGGCAATAGCCCGTTCTCGCTGACCGGACAACCTTCCGCCTGCGGCACCGCGCGTGAAGTGGGCACCTTCAGCCATCGCTTGCCGGCCGATATGGTGGTGACCAATCCGGAACACCGCAAACACGCGGAAGAGATCTGGAATATCCCGCACGGCATCATCCAGCCCAAGCCCGGCTTCCACGCCGTGGAGCAGAACCGCAAGCTGAGGGACGGCGTGCTCAATGCCTACTGGGTGCAGGTCAACAACAATATGCAGGCCGGTGCGAACCTGATGCAGGAGACGTATCCGGGTTATCGCGATCCAAGAAACTTCATCGTCGTCTCCGACGCCTACCCCACCGTCACCGCGCAGGCGGCCGACCTGATCCTGCCCGCCGCGATGTGGGTGGAGAAGGAAGGCGCCTACGGCAACGCCGAACGGCGCACCCAGTTCTGGCACCAGTTGGTCCAGGCACCGGGTGGCGCGCGATCGGATCTTTGGCAGCTGATGGAGTTTTCCAAGCGCTTTACCACCGACGAATGCTGGCCCGCGGAAACGCTCGCCGCCAACCCTCAGTTCAGGGGCAAGACCTTGTTCGACGTGCTGTATCGGAACGGCAAGGTGGATCGCTTCCCGGTGTCGCAGATCGAGGAGGGCTACCAGAACGACGAGTCCGCTGCGTTCGGCTTCTACGTGCAGAAGGGCCTGTTCGAGGAATACGCCGAGTTCGGCCGTGGCCACGGGCACGACCTCGCCTATTTCGACGAGTATCACAAAGCCCGCGGCATACGCTGGCCCGTGGTCGAAGGCAAGGAGACGCGCTGGCGCTATCGCGAAGGCAGCGACCCTTACGTGAAGGCAGGAACCGGGTTCCAGTTCTACGGCAACCCTGACGGGCGTGCGGTGATCTGGGCGCTGCCCTATGAGCCGCCCGCCGAGATGCCCGATGCCGAATACGACCTGTGGTTGTCGACCGGCCGCGTGCTCGAGCATTGGCACTCGGGCTCCATGACCATGCGCGTACCCGAGCTGTACCGGAGTTTCCCTCAGGCGGTCGTCTTCATGAATCCGGACGACGCCAAGTCCCGCGGATTCAAGCGCGGTGACGAGGTGAAGGTGGTCTCCCGTCGCGGCGAAATGCGTTCGCGCATCGAGACCCGCGGCCGCAACCGCATGCCGCGCGGCATGGTGTTCGTCCCCTGGTTCGACGCAGGACAGCTGATCAACAAGGTCACGCTGGACGCGACCGACCCGATCTCCAAGCAGACCGACTACAAGAAGTGCGCCGTCAAGGTATTGGCGGTCTAG
- a CDS encoding chaperone NapD, producing the protein MNDEQHISSLVLMHRHEAMPAIKALVEAHAALEIAAHGDCRCVVLCETGDQRSLMDCIDALQALPGVLNVSLIYHHVESLSELDQPMEPGLSS; encoded by the coding sequence ATGAACGACGAACAGCACATCTCCAGCCTCGTGCTAATGCATCGTCATGAAGCCATGCCGGCCATCAAGGCGCTGGTGGAGGCCCATGCCGCGCTTGAAATTGCCGCGCATGGCGATTGCCGCTGCGTCGTGCTCTGCGAAACCGGCGATCAACGCTCGCTGATGGACTGCATCGACGCGCTGCAGGCCTTGCCCGGCGTACTGAACGTGTCACTGATCTATCACCATGTGGAATCGCTTAGCGAGCTTGACCAGCCGATGGAGCCTGGCTTGTCGAGTTGA
- the napE gene encoding periplasmic nitrate reductase, NapE protein — protein sequence MEASPETITKQQERTVFLFLTVALFPALAVAIVVSYGFAVWIWQMFNGPPGT from the coding sequence ATGGAAGCGTCACCCGAGACGATTACAAAACAGCAGGAGCGGACCGTCTTCCTCTTCCTGACCGTGGCTTTGTTTCCGGCCCTGGCGGTGGCAATCGTCGTTTCCTATGGGTTCGCGGTCTGGATCTGGCAGATGTTCAACGGCCCGCCGGGGACTTGA
- a CDS encoding molybdopterin-dependent oxidoreductase: MASKAVASFRSACLAMGCLLAFAVGAAELSTPAARGQAVSLLLPGKAALTLDASALAAMPHISIRAASHDEPSSDWRGVPLREILLRAGAPLDKPLRGKALAHFVRVTATDHYQVVFGMADLDPSLGNTQVILADQRDGKPLAEDGPFRLVVGGDQRPARWVRNVAGIEIVDGSTTDKP; this comes from the coding sequence ATGGCGAGCAAGGCGGTGGCGTCGTTTCGAAGTGCGTGTCTGGCGATGGGTTGTTTGCTCGCGTTTGCTGTGGGTGCAGCGGAGCTATCCACACCGGCCGCGCGCGGGCAGGCGGTCAGCCTGTTGCTGCCGGGTAAAGCGGCGCTGACGCTCGATGCATCCGCGCTCGCCGCCATGCCGCATATCAGTATCCGGGCGGCGTCGCACGATGAGCCATCCAGCGATTGGCGCGGCGTGCCGCTGCGGGAGATCCTGCTGCGCGCAGGCGCGCCGCTCGACAAGCCCCTGCGGGGCAAGGCGCTGGCGCACTTCGTGCGGGTGACTGCGACCGATCATTATCAGGTCGTGTTTGGCATGGCCGACCTCGACCCGTCGCTGGGGAATACGCAAGTGATCCTCGCGGACCAGCGGGACGGCAAACCGCTGGCCGAAGACGGACCTTTTCGGCTGGTGGTTGGCGGCGATCAGCGACCCGCGCGCTGGGTTCGTAACGTGGCCGGCATCGAGATCGTCGACGGCTCGACGACGGACAAGCCCTGA
- a CDS encoding formate dehydrogenase subunit delta, translating into MNIERLVTMANDIATFFEVEPDHELAVTSVRDHLKRFWDPVMRRQLKAHLGDGGEGLLPLAKEAVAALDVPPPDAG; encoded by the coding sequence ATGAACATCGAACGGCTCGTCACGATGGCCAACGACATCGCGACCTTCTTCGAGGTCGAGCCAGATCACGAGCTGGCGGTGACCAGCGTGCGCGACCACCTCAAGCGATTTTGGGACCCGGTCATGCGCCGGCAATTAAAAGCTCACCTTGGCGACGGCGGTGAAGGCCTGCTGCCGCTCGCCAAGGAAGCCGTGGCCGCCCTGGACGTGCCGCCGCCAGACGCTGGCTGA